The following proteins are encoded in a genomic region of Herminiimonas arsenicoxydans:
- a CDS encoding putative Clc chloride channel (Evidence 3 : Function proposed based on presence of conserved amino acid motif, structural feature or limited homology; Product type pt : putative transporter): protein MRSHQRDFAPDRRIIFLCLIAVVIGAVSTVAAFVLLNLIHFFTNLFFFQTFSFADRSPATHTLGLWVIAVPVAGGLIAGLIARYGSDKVRGHGIPEAIEAILFRKSQMSPKVALLKPLTSGIVIGSGGPFGAEGPIIMTGGAIGSLIAQNFSMSAAERKTLLVAGATAGMTAVFGTPVAAVLLAVELLLFEWRPRSLLPVILACAVAAFCRPLLLESGPLFPIHTAPVGLAAFAICIVAGLLSGMLSAVMSLSLYRVEDWFGKLPLHWMWWPAIGGLAVGIGAYFEPRALGVGYDVIADLLNHRMILSAALSLLLVKAIIWVVALGSGTSGGVLAPLLMLGAGLGAVIASLVPGSDPTLWPLVCMAAVLAGVLGAPLTAAIFALGLTGDFNALLPLLLATGVSYGFTVLVMRRSIMTEKIARRGLHIYREYSVDPQERVFVQDVMATDIAHIDAALSLQQVSRDYFGAGQKHRSFPVVNAQQKLLGMLDRELLMQWMGKHDGARQIGSLFEKIPSVAFATETCQVVGRRMAIQHAERLPVVADRASMSLIGIVSRSDLLKPSHTAFYEEHIRERLFSR, encoded by the coding sequence ATGCGATCTCATCAACGCGATTTTGCGCCGGATCGACGCATCATTTTTCTGTGCCTGATTGCCGTCGTGATCGGTGCCGTCAGTACAGTGGCGGCGTTTGTGCTGCTTAACCTGATTCATTTTTTTACCAATCTGTTTTTCTTTCAGACGTTTTCATTTGCCGATCGCTCGCCTGCCACCCATACCTTGGGCTTGTGGGTGATTGCGGTGCCGGTAGCCGGCGGTCTGATTGCCGGCCTGATTGCACGCTACGGCTCCGACAAGGTACGCGGACACGGCATTCCGGAGGCAATCGAGGCCATCCTGTTTCGCAAGAGCCAGATGTCGCCCAAGGTAGCGCTTCTCAAGCCGCTGACATCCGGCATCGTGATCGGCAGCGGCGGGCCGTTCGGTGCGGAAGGTCCGATCATCATGACGGGCGGGGCGATCGGTTCGCTGATTGCGCAAAATTTCTCGATGAGCGCCGCCGAGCGCAAGACCTTGCTGGTCGCCGGTGCGACCGCCGGCATGACCGCCGTATTCGGTACCCCGGTGGCGGCCGTACTGCTGGCGGTCGAATTGTTGCTGTTTGAATGGCGGCCGCGCAGTTTGTTGCCGGTTATCCTGGCCTGCGCCGTCGCTGCATTCTGCCGCCCCTTGCTGCTGGAATCGGGGCCGCTGTTTCCCATTCACACGGCGCCGGTCGGGCTGGCGGCGTTTGCGATTTGCATCGTGGCCGGCCTGCTCAGCGGCATGCTGTCGGCCGTCATGTCGCTTTCGCTGTACCGCGTGGAAGACTGGTTCGGCAAGTTGCCGCTACACTGGATGTGGTGGCCGGCCATAGGCGGATTGGCGGTGGGCATAGGCGCCTATTTCGAGCCGCGTGCGCTGGGCGTCGGATACGACGTGATCGCCGATTTGCTGAACCACAGGATGATCCTGTCTGCCGCCTTGTCCCTGCTGCTGGTGAAGGCGATCATCTGGGTCGTGGCGTTGGGTTCCGGCACTTCCGGTGGCGTGCTGGCGCCCTTGCTGATGCTGGGTGCAGGATTGGGGGCGGTGATTGCCAGCCTGGTACCGGGCAGCGATCCGACACTGTGGCCGCTGGTGTGCATGGCGGCGGTATTGGCCGGCGTGCTGGGTGCGCCCTTGACGGCGGCAATTTTTGCGCTGGGCCTGACCGGCGATTTCAACGCCTTGCTGCCGCTGCTGCTGGCCACCGGCGTGTCCTATGGTTTTACCGTGCTGGTGATGCGGCGCTCCATCATGACGGAAAAAATCGCCCGGCGGGGTTTGCATATTTATCGCGAATATAGCGTCGATCCGCAAGAGCGCGTGTTCGTGCAGGATGTGATGGCAACCGATATTGCGCATATCGACGCAGCATTGTCCTTGCAGCAGGTGTCGCGCGATTATTTCGGCGCCGGACAGAAGCATCGCAGTTTTCCGGTCGTGAATGCGCAGCAGAAATTGCTCGGTATGCTGGATCGCGAGTTGTTGATGCAGTGGATGGGCAAGCATGACGGTGCGCGGCAGATAGGCAGCCTGTTCGAAAAAATTCCATCCGTGGCTTTTGCCACTGAAACCTGCCAGGTGGTCGGGCGTCGCATGGCGATCCAGCATGCGGAAAGATTGCCGGTGGTGGCGGATCGGGCCTCAATGAGTCTGATCGGCATTGTCAGCCGCAGCGATTTGCTCAAGCCTTCGCATACGGCATTTTATGAAGAACATATCAGGGAGCGCTTGTTCAGCCGCTAG
- a CDS encoding Conserved hypothetical protein, putative D-alanyl-D-alanine carboxypeptidase (Evidence 4 : Homologs of previously reported genes of unknown function): MKNERQQNDYENRIALELARLGITQELITQKQLPFYVEAQELTIADTDDAGRAYQMTPATAAAWLAMKQAARLDNIVLEVVSAFRSIERQIEIIQYKLDRNMPIEKILTLSAPPGYSEHHTGRAIDINTPGCIATETEFENTAAFCWLTANAGGFGFTLSYPRDNALGFIYEPWHWCFQADALDEKNI, from the coding sequence ATGAAAAACGAACGACAGCAAAACGATTACGAAAATCGCATCGCGCTCGAACTTGCCCGGCTTGGCATTACGCAGGAATTGATTACGCAAAAACAATTGCCTTTTTATGTGGAAGCGCAGGAACTGACCATAGCCGATACCGATGACGCCGGTCGTGCATACCAGATGACACCGGCAACAGCCGCAGCCTGGCTTGCTATGAAACAGGCTGCACGGCTAGACAATATCGTACTGGAAGTCGTATCGGCATTCCGCTCGATCGAGCGACAAATCGAGATCATTCAATACAAGCTGGACCGCAATATGCCGATCGAAAAAATACTGACACTGAGTGCGCCGCCCGGTTACAGCGAACACCACACAGGGCGCGCCATCGATATCAACACACCGGGCTGCATCGCCACGGAAACAGAGTTTGAAAATACCGCTGCATTCTGCTGGCTGACTGCCAACGCCGGTGGCTTCGGTTTTACCTTGTCATACCCGCGCGACAATGCGCTGGGATTCATTTACGAGCCCTGGCACTGGTGTTTTCAGGCTGATGCGCTGGATGAAAAAAACATCTAG
- a CDS encoding Conserved hypothetical protein, putative NAD-dependent epimerase/dehydratase family (Evidence 4 : Homologs of previously reported genes of unknown function) — MNLFITGAAGFIGGSVAARLLQEGFQVRGLVRTQEQAIRVQQLGITPVIGTLEDSEVLTHEAKRADAVINAASSDHLASVETLLNALAGSGKAFIHTSGSSVIGDDARGEWKSDTVFAEDTPVTVVPEKAPRAALDKLIRDAAQRGVRSVILCNTMIYGTGLGASPNSVQIPPLVAQAQKSGIARYVGQGVNVWSNVHIKDVVELYLLALKNAPAGSFYFVENGEASYADIVATIAQRLQLSASQSWPVEEAIKEWGYGHAVYSFGSNSRVTADKARKELGWKPMHASVFDWIANDMQVAAR; from the coding sequence ATGAACCTATTCATTACCGGCGCGGCAGGCTTTATCGGCGGCTCCGTCGCAGCGCGTTTGCTGCAGGAAGGCTTTCAGGTGCGCGGCCTGGTGCGTACACAGGAACAGGCGATTCGCGTACAGCAACTCGGCATCACGCCCGTCATCGGCACGCTGGAAGACAGCGAGGTGTTAACGCACGAAGCGAAACGGGCCGACGCAGTCATCAACGCCGCCAGTTCGGATCATCTGGCTTCCGTCGAAACCCTGCTCAACGCCCTCGCCGGCTCCGGCAAGGCCTTCATTCATACCAGCGGTTCCAGCGTCATCGGCGATGATGCGCGCGGCGAATGGAAATCGGATACTGTCTTTGCCGAAGACACGCCCGTTACCGTGGTGCCCGAAAAAGCGCCGCGCGCTGCACTCGATAAACTGATACGCGATGCAGCACAGCGCGGCGTGCGCTCCGTCATCCTGTGCAACACCATGATTTACGGCACCGGCCTGGGCGCCAGCCCCAACAGCGTGCAAATCCCGCCACTCGTGGCGCAGGCGCAAAAAAGCGGCATCGCGCGTTATGTCGGCCAGGGCGTCAACGTCTGGTCCAATGTGCACATCAAGGACGTCGTTGAATTGTATTTGCTGGCCCTGAAAAATGCGCCGGCCGGGTCTTTCTATTTCGTGGAAAACGGCGAAGCATCGTATGCCGATATCGTTGCGACCATCGCCCAGCGTCTGCAACTCAGCGCATCGCAATCGTGGCCGGTCGAAGAAGCGATCAAGGAATGGGGCTACGGCCACGCCGTTTATTCTTTCGGCTCCAACAGTCGCGTGACGGCTGACAAGGCACGCAAGGAGCTCGGCTGGAAACCGATGCATGCGTCGGTCTTCGACTGGATCGCAAACGACATGCAGGTCGCAGCCAGATAA
- a CDS encoding putative Bacterial regulatory protein, MarR (Evidence 3 : Function proposed based on presence of conserved amino acid motif, structural feature or limited homology; Product type pr : putative regulator): MTNTPPLEQADFEALSEFRYQLRRFLRFSEDAAQSVGLTPLHYLVLLHIKGFPGQDWATVGQLAERLQTQHHGAVALVSRCEKAGLVTRSPGVEDRRQVRVRLTETGEKQLRHLAELHRNELRSLSNVFKVARISAFNDSGSAT, encoded by the coding sequence ATGACTAATACTCCTCCGCTGGAACAAGCCGATTTTGAAGCCCTGTCGGAATTCCGTTACCAACTGCGACGTTTTTTACGTTTCAGCGAAGATGCTGCGCAAAGCGTCGGTCTGACGCCGCTGCATTATCTGGTGCTGTTGCACATCAAGGGCTTTCCCGGCCAGGATTGGGCAACCGTCGGCCAATTGGCGGAACGTCTGCAAACGCAGCATCATGGCGCTGTTGCGCTGGTATCGCGCTGTGAAAAAGCCGGACTGGTGACGCGTTCTCCCGGCGTGGAAGACCGGCGCCAGGTTCGCGTGCGCTTGACGGAAACCGGAGAAAAACAGTTGCGCCATCTGGCGGAACTGCATCGCAATGAATTGCGCTCCCTGTCCAATGTCTTCAAGGTCGCGCGCATTTCTGCCTTCAACGATAGCGGTAGCGCTACCTGA
- a CDS encoding putative Bacterial regulatory protein, LysR family (Evidence 3 : Function proposed based on presence of conserved amino acid motif, structural feature or limited homology; Product type pr : putative regulator), which translates to MDINSDDLKTFVAVIDSGTLGAAAQHLGQTTSAVSRGLSRLEEKLATSLLTRTTRRMELTDEGRLFLKKARAILAAMDEAEEAIRVRRQQPSGRLRIDAAAPFILHAIVPHVAEFRALYPQITLELTSNDQVADLLEHRTDIAIRIGNLQDSTLHARALTANPLHLLASPDYLQRHGMPTTPEQLAGHQLLGFLQFESGNTWPIRHAGGEGLTVTPALFASSGETLRALALHGQGIASLADYMTRDDIAAGRLVRILENYYTGYRQQIHAVYYRNTQLSRRISCFLEFLQQKL; encoded by the coding sequence ATGGATATCAATTCCGACGATTTGAAAACCTTTGTCGCCGTCATCGATAGCGGTACGCTGGGTGCAGCGGCGCAGCATTTGGGGCAAACGACTTCGGCCGTCAGTCGCGGGCTGTCGCGACTGGAAGAAAAACTGGCGACTTCCTTGCTGACGCGCACCACGCGCCGGATGGAACTGACCGATGAAGGGCGGCTGTTTCTGAAGAAAGCCCGTGCGATTCTGGCAGCGATGGATGAGGCGGAAGAAGCGATCCGGGTGCGGCGCCAGCAACCGAGCGGGCGCTTGCGCATCGATGCTGCCGCGCCGTTCATCCTGCATGCGATCGTGCCGCATGTAGCCGAGTTTCGTGCGCTATATCCGCAAATTACGCTGGAATTGACGAGCAACGATCAGGTCGCCGATTTGCTTGAACATCGCACCGATATTGCGATCCGCATCGGCAACCTGCAGGATTCGACGCTGCACGCACGCGCCTTGACTGCCAATCCGCTGCATCTGCTGGCCAGTCCCGACTACCTGCAACGACACGGCATGCCGACCACGCCGGAACAATTGGCCGGGCATCAGTTGCTGGGGTTTTTGCAATTCGAATCCGGCAATACGTGGCCGATACGGCATGCCGGTGGAGAAGGCCTGACAGTTACGCCTGCCTTGTTTGCTTCAAGCGGAGAAACATTACGGGCGCTGGCCTTGCACGGGCAGGGCATTGCCAGCCTGGCCGACTACATGACGCGGGACGATATTGCGGCCGGCCGGCTGGTCAGAATTCTGGAAAATTACTATACCGGCTATCGGCAACAGATCCATGCGGTGTATTACCGGAACACGCAGTTGTCGCGAAGAATCAGTTGTTTTCTGGAGTTTTTGCAACAAAAGTTATAG
- a CDS encoding Conserved hypothetical protein; putative PAS/PAC sensor protein (Evidence 4 : Homologs of previously reported genes of unknown function) codes for MQTNNVDLALSKAIVDQAPDAIIFADTGGLIRVWNSGAERIFGHMAADVIGGPLDIIIPERMLAAHNKGFDHAVSTGEMKYVNKVLTTRSMHKDGSRIYIDMSFGMVRDPDGKIMGALAVARDITERFANESAQRVRIAELEKAVQEKTGNTAE; via the coding sequence ATGCAAACCAACAATGTAGATCTGGCCTTGTCAAAAGCAATCGTGGATCAGGCGCCGGACGCCATCATTTTTGCCGATACCGGCGGTTTGATCCGTGTCTGGAATAGCGGTGCGGAAAGAATTTTCGGCCATATGGCAGCCGATGTCATCGGCGGGCCGCTCGACATCATTATTCCGGAACGCATGCTGGCAGCCCATAACAAGGGTTTCGACCACGCCGTATCAACAGGTGAAATGAAATACGTCAACAAGGTACTAACCACACGTTCCATGCACAAGGACGGCAGCCGGATCTACATCGACATGAGTTTCGGCATGGTGCGTGATCCGGATGGAAAAATCATGGGCGCACTGGCCGTTGCTAGGGATATCACCGAACGCTTTGCCAATGAAAGCGCACAGCGGGTGCGTATCGCCGAGCTGGAAAAAGCCGTGCAGGAAAAAACCGGCAACACTGCAGAATAA
- a CDS encoding Conserved hypothetical protein, putative restriction endonuclease (Evidence 4 : Homologs of previously reported genes of unknown function) produces MKFNMAKNSVFALLLRAQWWVSGGIALVIAIIAWAILPRQYAIYGVFSGMPFMVVSVMVLWRKRGMPSDARVAEILQATRAMSWKDFSVEIERALVRDGFEVTRIEQPQADFSIISGGRKALVSCKRWKAASNGIEPLRDLHRAVEAGGADYSFYITAGDFTPHAMQFAVDHKMRLVHGAGLAKLLREMKIDKSAGVRAISGQKA; encoded by the coding sequence GTGAAATTCAATATGGCTAAAAATTCGGTCTTTGCATTATTGCTGCGCGCACAGTGGTGGGTAAGCGGCGGGATTGCATTGGTCATCGCGATCATTGCGTGGGCGATATTGCCGCGCCAATATGCAATATATGGCGTGTTTAGCGGCATGCCCTTCATGGTCGTCAGCGTGATGGTGCTGTGGCGCAAACGCGGCATGCCCAGCGATGCGCGCGTGGCAGAAATCCTGCAGGCAACGCGGGCGATGTCGTGGAAGGATTTTTCGGTGGAAATTGAACGTGCACTGGTGCGCGATGGTTTTGAAGTGACGCGTATCGAACAGCCGCAGGCGGATTTTTCCATCATCAGCGGCGGACGCAAGGCGCTCGTCAGTTGCAAGCGCTGGAAAGCAGCGAGTAACGGTATAGAGCCACTGCGCGATCTGCATCGTGCGGTGGAAGCGGGCGGTGCGGATTATTCTTTCTACATTACTGCGGGCGACTTTACGCCGCATGCGATGCAGTTTGCCGTCGATCACAAAATGCGGCTGGTGCATGGTGCGGGTCTGGCCAAATTGCTGCGTGAAATGAAGATAGACAAGAGTGCGGGCGTGCGCGCCATTTCCGGACAAAAAGCCTGA